In the genome of Olsenella profusa DSM 13989, one region contains:
- a CDS encoding M48 family metallopeptidase — protein sequence MVRMGPYDVALHRGGVRHINMRVRPDGTLRISAPLRVGAQDLERMVMGHADWIDGRLREMRDRSLHERTRWQNGSRIVLLGTTYVLSVQVAPRRLARLDGDVLWVGLPEGSPYVDGVRATVDALAKRMLADRLKELFYRYERAMDVRHARTRIRRMTSRWGSCNVRTGDITINLELAYREPPCLESVVVHELCHLLEPSHDQNFYRLMGLYHPHWSEARAQLRDDPPQR from the coding sequence ATGGTTCGCATGGGCCCCTATGACGTAGCGCTCCATCGTGGCGGCGTGCGCCACATCAACATGCGCGTGCGTCCCGACGGCACGCTCCGCATCAGCGCGCCTCTGCGCGTGGGTGCGCAAGACCTTGAGCGCATGGTGATGGGGCACGCCGATTGGATTGACGGGCGACTTCGGGAGATGAGGGACCGCTCCCTGCACGAGCGAACGCGCTGGCAGAATGGTAGCCGCATAGTCCTGCTCGGAACCACGTACGTCCTCTCGGTTCAGGTGGCGCCACGCCGCCTCGCGCGATTGGATGGGGATGTGCTGTGGGTGGGTCTCCCCGAGGGGAGCCCATACGTGGACGGCGTCCGCGCCACCGTCGACGCGCTGGCCAAGCGCATGCTCGCGGACAGGCTCAAGGAGCTCTTCTATCGGTATGAGCGCGCGATGGACGTACGTCACGCACGCACGCGCATACGTCGCATGACGAGCCGCTGGGGTTCCTGCAACGTACGCACGGGCGACATCACCATCAACCTTGAGCTGGCCTACCGCGAGCCCCCCTGCCTGGAGTCCGTGGTCGTCCACGAGCTCTGCCACCTGCTTGAACCCAGCCACGACCAGAACTTCTACAGGCTCATGGGCCTATACCATCCCCATTGGAGCGAGGCGCGCGCCCAGCTGCGCGACGATCCCCCGCAGCGATGA